In Euphorbia lathyris chromosome 2, ddEupLath1.1, whole genome shotgun sequence, the sequence ACCAAGTTTATATACATTGGTAGTTTATAAGCATCCCATAAAGTAATTTTCTATTTGGGCAAGAAGTAAATAAGAATCCAAACAGTATGCTATTTTGTGAATGTTTTTGATGGTCAAACTTGATGTGTTCCTTGTTGTCCGAATGGTTGctttaaaatatgtaaaaagcAACATTTGCTCCCCTGATCTATTGTGCATTTGATTTGGAATCTATTATTTAGTCACATTTGGCTCATCATCTATCTGAATTGGTAAAAGCTCATCATAGAAAGTTAAATGTGTTTGATTCCTACAAAATAAGAGAGGTGCAGGTGGCTCGGAGCAGACATGTTGATGCTTAAGTCAACAATTTACCCCAAAATAGAAAAAAGCAATCACGACTAGGGTTTAGAACGTACTTGAAGGGCTCAATTAGTCCTCTATTTATAGTCTTTCCACAGTTCCGTTTAGGGTTTTAGGACGTTGCTTCTTATTAGAGGATAGTTGTCCCGGTAGAAAGCTTTTATTTGTTGTCTCTTTAGGGAATGTCCATGTTGGATTCCTCTAGGCGTATATCTCCTGATCATACTATCATATAAATCCTAGACATGCAAGGGCATTCGGATAACCATGCATCAGTTATTGTCTGGATCTCTGACGTGCAGTGCTAGGATGCTGGGATAATTGCCTGTCCATCTTCATTAGGATCTCTATCATATAGGGCATTCGGCTCAGAATTCATGCAGAAGCTCTAAGAGATAACATCCACTTGTCGTTACAGTAGAATATATTACTtgcaatatttattttaaaaactgGATTTGGTGAACAAATATTATCTCCTTAACCCTCATAAAAGATTGTTAATGTAGGTTAGGTTATTTCTTTTGTTCAATGTGGATTTACAAAGtttatcttttctttattttgttcTACATTGGTTAATCACCATAGAATTAATTTAAGACTAATGATTATACAATAGTGACTGTAAATGAGCTGATCCAGTCATGAGTGATTcttgataaaaaaatttgatcGTGTTCgctcgatttataaatgagCCGAGTTTGAATACAATTTTGAGGCTCGATCCGTAAACAAGCTGATGTTGAGTACGATGAAACTAGACTTAAAAGCTTATGGACATGTTCTATTATGGGTTCGTGAACAAACTCATGAGCAAGCTCAATTATCCAATTGatcaaaatattttaatattgaaGAGAAGTCTCTGTTTGCAGTGCAGTTTCACACtagaaattgaaattaattaaaaatagctATAATCAGTGTAATAGTAATTATAAACATCACATGATAGAACAGCCATGAGGGTTTTCGTCGCTGAAAGTGGAACCAGTCTGGTGGCTAAAAATGGAGGACTGGACAGGATGACCATAATAGCCCTGATCATTGCTATCATATCCATGCTTATAGTAGTTGTAAGAAGATGAAGGTTGAGGGGCATGATAGGTCAAAGGACCATTAATTTCATGTTGATTAATATACTGATTAGATTGTGGATTATAAGGTAATTGCCATAGCTCAGCTCTTCTTCCTGTTTTCCTAACTGTTTTTAGAACTTTTTTCTGGTCTGCCCATCCTGTTACTGTTACCTTCTGCATTCCCATATCTATTTCAACATCATCCACGCCTGCATTACCATTTTTATAACctaacttaaaaattaaataacacgagataaataatttattggtcGTTGAGTTTATACCTTTCAATTTCTGCAGAGCACTTTTGACTTTGCTTTCGCATCCGGCACAATCCATATGAACTCTCATCTCTATCATCTGAGAATTAATTAGATTTATAGTcgcaataaaataaattaacagAAAATTAAGTAAAATGGAAATGAAAATTGCTTACACTAGTCATTTTGATTGATTTGCCAATATATTTGAAGAAGTGTCAAGTGTTTTTTGATTTGGTAATTGAAAGAAATGCATGAGATGAGGtatttatatatgttttatttattctaaattaATTATTCTGAACCGACCAGCATGTGGAAGGTATTGGGCCCTTGAAGGAAGGGCCAGTATAAAGGCTGAGAGAATAGAGCCTCCTTTGGACGAATAGAAGGTTGACACGTCATATGGACATTGCTAAAATCtgcataaaatattatttgactTTTATTTATGCGAGTAATGGAAGAAATAGAGTTTTAATGGAGTAATTGCAGTGCACATGAGACAGCGATTCAACCGGATCCTAAGGTTTAGATTATTTTTGGGAATAATCAGACTTGCAAActcttaaaaaaaatgtaagtattaattcaacattcatttatttatatattactgAAGGATTTGTCAAATACgctaattaataataatttgtaATTAACAAGGAAACTGAAGATGAAGTACATTAGTTAAACAAATCTCATCATGGGATTCTTAAG encodes:
- the LOC136220960 gene encoding heavy metal-associated isoprenylated plant protein 28; the protein is MIEMRVHMDCAGCESKVKSALQKLKGVDDVEIDMGMQKVTVTGWADQKKVLKTVRKTGRRAELWQLPYNPQSNQYINQHEINGPLTYHAPQPSSSYNYYKHGYDSNDQGYYGHPVQSSIFSHQTGSTFSDENPHGCSIM